A part of Rhinolophus ferrumequinum isolate MPI-CBG mRhiFer1 chromosome 11, mRhiFer1_v1.p, whole genome shotgun sequence genomic DNA contains:
- the POLA2 gene encoding DNA polymerase alpha subunit B isoform X1, with translation MSLTAQQLVEELQIFGLECEEAQEMTEKLPELCVLYGQNEEVMLGELIAFCTSTKKDCVTAETLNSFEHEFLSKRWSRARHQASRDSGHAGARDIVSIQELIEVEEEEETLLNSYSTPSKGSQKRDITTPETPLTKRKVSTRSPHQLLSPSSFSPSATPSQKYNLRNNRGEVVTSFGSAQGVSWSGRGGAGIITLKVVGYPESLTGSYKSMFQKLPDIREVLTCKIEELGSELKEHYKIEAFTPVQVPAQESVTLLGQIGCDSNGKLNSKSVILEGDREHSSGAQVPVDLSELKEYSLFPGQVVVMEGINTTGRKLVATKLYEGVPLPFYQPTEEDGDFEQNMVLVACGPYTTSDSITYEPLLDLISIINRDQPDVCILFGPFLDSKHEQVENCLLTSPFEDVFKQCLRTIIEGTRSSGSHLVFVPSWRDVHHEPVYPQPPFSYSDLPPEDRKRVLFVSDPCSLSINGVVFGLTSTDLLFHIGAEEISSSSRTSDRFSRILTHILTQRSYYPLYPPQEDMAIDYENFYSYAQLPVTPDVFIIPSELRYFVKDVLGCVCVNPGRLTKGQVGGTYGRLYLRRQTTEGREERRSPCVAVQVVRI, from the exons ATGTCCTTGACCGCACAGCAGCTGGTGGAGGAGTTGCAGATCTTCGGCCTTGAGTGTGAGGAGGCTCAAGAAATGACTGAGAAAT TGCCAGAGCTGTGTGTTCTGTATGGACAGAATGAGGAGGTGATGTTGGGCGAGCTCATTGCCTTTTGCACCAGCACAAAGAAAGATTGTGTTACGGCAGAGACCTTGAACTCTTTTGAACACGAG TTTCTGAGCAAAAGATGGTCCAGAGCCCGGCACCAAGCTTCCAGAGACAGTGGGCACGCAGGAGCCAGAGACATTGTTTCCATACAGGAGCT GATAgaagtggaggaggaagaagagacccTTTTGAATTCCTATTCCACACCCTCCAAG GGTTCTCAGAAGCGAGATATCACCACCCCAGAAACCCCCCTAACAAAAAGGAAGGTGTCTACTCGCAGCCCCCATCAGCTCCTCTCGCCATCGAGTTTCTCTCCAAG TGCTACTCCCTCTCAGAAATACAACTTGAGAAATAACCGAGGAGAAGTGGTTACCTCTTTTGGCTCAGCCCAGGGAGTGTCTTGGTCTGGAAGGGGAGGAGCCGGCATCATCACCCTGAAGGTCGTGGGGTATCCAGAGTCACTAACTGGGAGCTACAAATCGATGTTTCAGAAGCTCCCAGACATTCGAGAAG TTCTGACCTGTAAGATTGAAGAACTTGGCAGTGAACTCAAGGAACATTACAAGATTGAGGCTTTTACTCCTGTTCAAGTTCCAGCACAA GAGTCCGTCACCCTGCTGGGCCAGATTGGCTGTGATAGCAACGGGAAGCTGAACAGCAAGTCAGTCATTCTGGAGGGAGACCGGGAACATTCGTCTGGCGCTCAAGTTCCGGTGGATCTATCGGAGCTCAAAGAATATTCTCTGTTTCCTGGACAG GTGGTAGTCATGGAAGGAATCAACACCACTGGTAGAAAACTTGTTGCCACTAAACTCTATGAG gGTGTGCCACTTCCATTTTATCAGCCCACCGAAGAGGATGGAG ATTTTGAACAAAACATGGTCCTGGTGGCCTGTGGGCCGTACACCACATCTGACAGCATCACGTATGAGCCTCTGCTCGACCTGATCTCCATCATCAACCGCGACCAGCCGGACGTCTGCATCCTg TTTGGCCCTTTCCTGGACTCTAAGCATGAACAGGTTGAG AACTGTCTATTGACGAGTCCATTTGAAGATGTTTTCAAGCAATGTCTACGAACGATTATTGAAGGGACACGAAG CTCCGGCTCTCACCTCGTCTTTGTGCCATCGTGGAGAGACGTGCACCATGAGCCTGTGTACCCACAGCCGCCTTTCAGTTACTCCGATCTGCCTCCTGAGGACAGAAAG CGAGTGCTCTTCGTGTCAGATCCCTGCAGCCTCTCCATAAATGGCGTGGTCTTTGGCTTGACGTCCACGGATCTGCTTTTCCACATTGGGGCTGAGGAGATCAGCAG TTCTTCCCGAACTTCAGACAGATTCAGCCGAATACTCACGCACATCCTGACCCAGAGGAG CTACTACCCACTCTACCCTCCCCAGGAAGACATGGCCATTGACTATGAGAATTTCTATTCCTACGCACAGCTGCCCGTCACTCCAGATGTGTTCATAATCCCGTCAGAGCTGAGGTACTTCGTAAAG GATGTCCTCGGCTGTGTCTGTGTGAATCCCGGACGCCTCACTAAAGGGCAGGTGGGGGGCACCTATGGCCGACTCTACCTCAGGAGGCAGACcacagagggcagggaggagaggcggAGTCCCTGTGTTGCCGTCCAGGTGGTCAGGATCTGA
- the POLA2 gene encoding DNA polymerase alpha subunit B isoform X2, with the protein MLGELIAFCTSTKKDCVTAETLNSFEHEFLSKRWSRARHQASRDSGHAGARDIVSIQELIEVEEEEETLLNSYSTPSKGSQKRDITTPETPLTKRKVSTRSPHQLLSPSSFSPSATPSQKYNLRNNRGEVVTSFGSAQGVSWSGRGGAGIITLKVVGYPESLTGSYKSMFQKLPDIREVLTCKIEELGSELKEHYKIEAFTPVQVPAQESVTLLGQIGCDSNGKLNSKSVILEGDREHSSGAQVPVDLSELKEYSLFPGQVVVMEGINTTGRKLVATKLYEGVPLPFYQPTEEDGDFEQNMVLVACGPYTTSDSITYEPLLDLISIINRDQPDVCILFGPFLDSKHEQVENCLLTSPFEDVFKQCLRTIIEGTRSSGSHLVFVPSWRDVHHEPVYPQPPFSYSDLPPEDRKRVLFVSDPCSLSINGVVFGLTSTDLLFHIGAEEISSSSRTSDRFSRILTHILTQRSYYPLYPPQEDMAIDYENFYSYAQLPVTPDVFIIPSELRYFVKDVLGCVCVNPGRLTKGQVGGTYGRLYLRRQTTEGREERRSPCVAVQVVRI; encoded by the exons ATGTTGGGCGAGCTCATTGCCTTTTGCACCAGCACAAAGAAAGATTGTGTTACGGCAGAGACCTTGAACTCTTTTGAACACGAG TTTCTGAGCAAAAGATGGTCCAGAGCCCGGCACCAAGCTTCCAGAGACAGTGGGCACGCAGGAGCCAGAGACATTGTTTCCATACAGGAGCT GATAgaagtggaggaggaagaagagacccTTTTGAATTCCTATTCCACACCCTCCAAG GGTTCTCAGAAGCGAGATATCACCACCCCAGAAACCCCCCTAACAAAAAGGAAGGTGTCTACTCGCAGCCCCCATCAGCTCCTCTCGCCATCGAGTTTCTCTCCAAG TGCTACTCCCTCTCAGAAATACAACTTGAGAAATAACCGAGGAGAAGTGGTTACCTCTTTTGGCTCAGCCCAGGGAGTGTCTTGGTCTGGAAGGGGAGGAGCCGGCATCATCACCCTGAAGGTCGTGGGGTATCCAGAGTCACTAACTGGGAGCTACAAATCGATGTTTCAGAAGCTCCCAGACATTCGAGAAG TTCTGACCTGTAAGATTGAAGAACTTGGCAGTGAACTCAAGGAACATTACAAGATTGAGGCTTTTACTCCTGTTCAAGTTCCAGCACAA GAGTCCGTCACCCTGCTGGGCCAGATTGGCTGTGATAGCAACGGGAAGCTGAACAGCAAGTCAGTCATTCTGGAGGGAGACCGGGAACATTCGTCTGGCGCTCAAGTTCCGGTGGATCTATCGGAGCTCAAAGAATATTCTCTGTTTCCTGGACAG GTGGTAGTCATGGAAGGAATCAACACCACTGGTAGAAAACTTGTTGCCACTAAACTCTATGAG gGTGTGCCACTTCCATTTTATCAGCCCACCGAAGAGGATGGAG ATTTTGAACAAAACATGGTCCTGGTGGCCTGTGGGCCGTACACCACATCTGACAGCATCACGTATGAGCCTCTGCTCGACCTGATCTCCATCATCAACCGCGACCAGCCGGACGTCTGCATCCTg TTTGGCCCTTTCCTGGACTCTAAGCATGAACAGGTTGAG AACTGTCTATTGACGAGTCCATTTGAAGATGTTTTCAAGCAATGTCTACGAACGATTATTGAAGGGACACGAAG CTCCGGCTCTCACCTCGTCTTTGTGCCATCGTGGAGAGACGTGCACCATGAGCCTGTGTACCCACAGCCGCCTTTCAGTTACTCCGATCTGCCTCCTGAGGACAGAAAG CGAGTGCTCTTCGTGTCAGATCCCTGCAGCCTCTCCATAAATGGCGTGGTCTTTGGCTTGACGTCCACGGATCTGCTTTTCCACATTGGGGCTGAGGAGATCAGCAG TTCTTCCCGAACTTCAGACAGATTCAGCCGAATACTCACGCACATCCTGACCCAGAGGAG CTACTACCCACTCTACCCTCCCCAGGAAGACATGGCCATTGACTATGAGAATTTCTATTCCTACGCACAGCTGCCCGTCACTCCAGATGTGTTCATAATCCCGTCAGAGCTGAGGTACTTCGTAAAG GATGTCCTCGGCTGTGTCTGTGTGAATCCCGGACGCCTCACTAAAGGGCAGGTGGGGGGCACCTATGGCCGACTCTACCTCAGGAGGCAGACcacagagggcagggaggagaggcggAGTCCCTGTGTTGCCGTCCAGGTGGTCAGGATCTGA